The following nucleotide sequence is from Acidobacteriota bacterium.
GGCCCGCCAGAGCCTGCGCATCGGGTACGGCCACACCTCCCACGGGAGCCAGTTGGTGACGGGCATGGAGGCTCTGAGGGCCTCGGGAGACCCGCGTTGGGACTTCGAGTCCACGGGCTGGGGGCTGGAGCCGGGCGTGTTCCTGAATGACTCCTGGGGCAACGCGGGGGGCGCCGAGGACCTCGGCCACAACGGCGACTTGACCTGGCGCGACGCTACAGAGGCCATGCTGGCCCTGCCCGGCAACGACCGCAACGTGGTGGTCTGGTCCTGGTGCGGGGGAGTGAGCGACAACACGACGGAGGGCATCCAGGCCTACCTGGACGCCATGGATGCGCTGGAGGCCGCCCACCCCGCCGTGCGCTTCGTGTACATGACGGGACACCTCGACGGCACGGGTTCGGAGGGCAACCTCCACGCGCGAAACGAACAGATCCGCGCCTGGTGCCAGACCCGCGGCAAGGTTCTCTTCGACTTCGCCGACATCGAGAGCTACGACCCCGACGGGGCGACGGATTACCTCTCCCTCTACGGCACCGACGGGTGCGAGTACGATTCGGACGGCGACGGGAACCCCTGGGGGGACGCCAACTGGGCCCAGGAGTGGACGGCGGCGAACCCCAGTTCGGACCTGGCCCAGGCTTGCGGTTTCTGCGGCGATTGCGCCCACTCGGAGCGCCTGAACTGCGTGCGAAAGGGAGCCGCCTTCTGGTGGCTCCTGGCGCGGCTGGCGGGGTGGGAGCCCGCGCCCGGCGCGCCCCGCATCACCCTCCAGCCCGCCGACGCCCGCATCGCCCCCGGCGAGACGGCCTCCCTGTTCGTGGCCGCCTCGGGACAGGCGACTCTCGAGTACCAGTGGTACGAGGGCGTCTCGGGGGATACGGGATCGCCCGCGCAGGGCGGACAGTCCCCCTCCTTCACGACGCCCCCGCTCTCCGCCGACGCCTCCTACTGGGTGCGCGTCACGAACGGCCTGGGCCACGCCGACAGCCGAACGGCCGTTGTGACGGTGACTCAGGCCGAGCCGCCGCGGGTGGATTCGCTCTCGAAGAAGTCCGGCCCCTTCCGCATCGTGGTGCGGGGGGCGGGCTTTCAGCAGGGGGTTCGGGTCTTCCTCGGGGGGACCGAGTGGGGAGGGGTGACCTACAAGGGCGAGGACCGCCTCGTCCTCAAGGGCGCGGGGCTCAAGGACCAGGTCCCCCGCGGGGTGGCCGTCCTGTTCCGTTTCCTCAACCCCGACGGCGGAGAGACTTCCCTCCTCTGGACCTGGGGCGGCTAGCGCCGGTCTCCCCACGACCCCGCGGCTGGCAGGCGGCCTCCCTGGCCGCGATCTCTGAATCACTCTCCGGGCGGGCTGCGGATCCTGTTCTGCGGGAGGCGTCGCCCGACGCCGATCTCTCGCAGGGGCGGCCCTCTGTGGCCGCCCGCCTTCGAAGGCCATCCTCCCCCTAGCGGTCCTTGCCTGCAAGGACCATCCCCTCGGCCGATGCGAGCATCGGCCGCTTCGCAGACCCCCCTCTTTATGGGTTTGCCTCTTGCCTCTTGCTTTTTCGCTCTTTGCTTTTCGCCTGTTTCCCAAATTCCAAATCCCAAATCCGAAATCCCAAATGCCCCTTCCGCCTTGCGTTCTTGGAACTGGGAAAATAGGTGGCTGTCCCTAGTTTTTCAAATTCCAAATCCCAAATCCGAAATCCCAAATGCCCCTCTTGCCTTCCGCCTTTCCCCCCGTCTCCCTGTCTCGCCCGGGCCTTCCCCCGCCGTAGAAAATTCTCCACGTTGGCGCCCTTGGAAACTTTTTCGCGCGCCCTGCGTTTCACCCATCAGCACTCAGGCGTACTGGCCGGTGGGGCCCTCGTGGAGGCCCGCCGGGGGGCCCTCCGGAACTCGTACCCGAGGAGGATGCCATGAAGAAGAGAACCCTCACCGTCGCGGCAGGTCTGGCGCTCCTCGCGTTGGTCCTTGTTCCCGTCGGCGCGCGCTATCCCACGGCGGACAGCGATCGGAACCTGCCCCGGATCGACCTTCCCCTCCGGCCCATCGTCGTACCGGCGGCCGCCATCGCCGCCCAGGCCGAGAAGGCCGCGGACCTCAAGATCATGTCCGCCGCCATCCAGGCCAGCGGGCTCGAGGAAGCCCTCAACACCCGCGGCCCCCTCACCCTCTTCGCCCCGAGCGACGCGGCCTTCGCCAAGCTCCCCAAGGAGCAGGTGGAGGCCCTCTTCGCCGACCGAGAAAAACTCCGCGCCTTCGTTCTGAACCACGTGGTCTCCGGCGCCGTGACTTCGCGCACCCTGGCCCTCCTCGACGAGGTGAGGGACGTGCGGGGCTCCGAACACACCGTGGCCGTCACGGGCCGAGCGTTGAAAGTGGACGGCGCCCGGCTCGTCCGCGCCGACGTCAAAGCCGCCAACGGGACCCTCCACGTGGTGGACCAGGTTTTCCTCCCCGCCGTTTGAGACATGCGTCACAAAACCTCGCATTCCTCGAAAGGGGAGCCCCGCGGGCCGGGCTCCCCTTTTCGCTTCGATGGAGGCCGCGCGAGGCGAGAGCGGGCGGGCGTTTCGCCCCCGTTCCGCCCCCTGTCCTTCCCCCCTCGGCCGCTTGGGAGCAAGCGCCCGGACCCATTGAAGGGCCCACGGACCGGGACGAGATTGATCCAGGAGGGAGGCGCCCATGGGAGGGGACGGGAGGCTCCGGCTCGTTGCCTGGTTCCTGGCGCTCCTCTGGGCATGGCCCCTTCCCGCCGCCACCTACCTCGTGGGCCCCGGCCGCCCTTACCCGAACCTCCAGGCGGTGGCGGATTTCCTGAATCCGGGCGACGTGGTGGAGGTGGACGGAAACGCCACCTACCCGGGAGGCGTGGTCTTCGAGCGGCCCGGCTCCCCCGAGGCGAAGATCGTGATCCGGGGGATCCGGGTGGCCGGGAACCGGCCCGTCCTGTCGGGAAGCACGAACACCGTCACCTTCGCGACGCCCGATCCCGACACCCCCGAAGCGGGGGCGAACCACTACGTCTTTGAAGGATTCGATGTGACGGGGGGCTCCTTCCGGGGCCTCTACCACCAGGCCCACGACCTCACCGTGCGCGACGTGCGCGTCCACCATTGCCCGGCCCACGGCATCCTGGGCGCCGACCAGGGATCGGGGTCCCTGACCCTCGAGCACGTGGAGGTGGACCACTGCGGAAACGGCACGAG
It contains:
- a CDS encoding fasciclin domain-containing protein yields the protein MKKRTLTVAAGLALLALVLVPVGARYPTADSDRNLPRIDLPLRPIVVPAAAIAAQAEKAADLKIMSAAIQASGLEEALNTRGPLTLFAPSDAAFAKLPKEQVEALFADREKLRAFVLNHVVSGAVTSRTLALLDEVRDVRGSEHTVAVTGRALKVDGARLVRADVKAANGTLHVVDQVFLPAV